In Brevibacterium zhoupengii, the following are encoded in one genomic region:
- a CDS encoding zinc ribbon domain-containing protein encodes MLITAEQRTELESLIELASHGRALRHEHDNPTKSAELKDLVAQHKELETKKTEAAEVVEKFRSEVAEHAAAIETQNAQIAKKTVELNDGTGLTSRDLVNLQNEISGHEERVSELEEAELGSMEELESAETALSEVESALAEVIASGRATQTAIKDRKAELAAQLEANNASAAKFKSDLPEALVRQFDQNVAQGGPGAAVLNGPNCQACGQEISGMVWKGMLLEDPNQTYECEECEAVLLRKG; translated from the coding sequence ATGCTGATCACTGCCGAACAACGCACCGAACTCGAATCGCTCATCGAACTTGCCTCCCACGGACGTGCACTGCGACACGAACACGACAACCCCACCAAATCCGCAGAGCTGAAGGACCTTGTCGCCCAGCACAAGGAACTCGAAACCAAGAAGACAGAAGCCGCCGAGGTGGTCGAGAAGTTCCGCAGCGAAGTCGCCGAGCATGCGGCAGCCATCGAGACCCAGAACGCTCAGATCGCGAAGAAGACCGTCGAACTCAACGACGGAACCGGTCTGACCAGCCGGGACCTTGTGAATCTGCAGAACGAGATCTCCGGTCACGAGGAACGGGTGTCTGAGCTGGAAGAAGCAGAGCTCGGTTCGATGGAGGAACTCGAGTCCGCTGAAACCGCGCTGTCGGAGGTTGAGTCTGCCCTCGCCGAGGTGATCGCATCCGGCCGTGCCACTCAGACGGCCATCAAAGACCGCAAGGCCGAGTTAGCCGCACAGTTGGAAGCCAACAATGCCTCAGCTGCGAAGTTCAAATCCGATCTGCCCGAGGCCCTGGTTCGTCAGTTCGACCAGAACGTCGCTCAAGGCGGACCTGGAGCCGCTGTGTTGAACGGTCCGAATTGTCAGGCCTGTGGCCAGGAGATCAGCGGCATGGTGTGGAAGGGCATGCTGTTGGAAGACCCGAACCAGACCTACGAGTGCGAAGAGTGTGAAGCAGTTCTGCTGCGCAAAGGCTGA
- the map gene encoding type I methionyl aminopeptidase has product MTDTPRLLTPGTISAELPVPRRITRPEYVGRADADEGRGNNFYSAEEIEKVRVAGRIAANAVAAVGEIIEPGITTDAIDRVAHEYMCDHGAYPSTLGYRGFPKSVCTSLNEVICHGIPDSTVIADGDIVNVDITAYIDGMHGDTNYTFYAGDVDEESRLLVERTWEATMRGIKAVKPGREINVIGRVIEKYAKRFDYGVVRDYSGHGVGREFHSGLIVPHYDAAPAHAEVMEPGMIFTIEPMLNLGTVDWDVWDDAWTVVTKDRKRSAQFEHTLVVTETGAEILTLPDADTAIAEGPIAREG; this is encoded by the coding sequence ATGACTGATACGCCTCGCCTGCTCACGCCCGGTACCATCTCCGCCGAACTGCCAGTCCCCCGCCGCATCACACGACCCGAATATGTCGGACGCGCCGATGCCGACGAAGGTCGGGGAAACAACTTCTACTCCGCAGAGGAGATCGAAAAGGTCCGCGTTGCGGGCAGGATAGCGGCAAATGCTGTGGCTGCTGTCGGCGAGATCATCGAACCTGGGATCACCACCGACGCGATCGACCGAGTCGCGCATGAGTACATGTGCGACCACGGTGCCTATCCATCGACCCTGGGCTATCGGGGATTCCCGAAATCAGTATGCACTTCGCTCAATGAGGTCATCTGCCACGGGATTCCCGACTCGACTGTGATCGCCGATGGCGACATCGTCAACGTCGACATCACGGCCTACATCGACGGCATGCACGGAGACACGAACTATACCTTCTACGCCGGAGACGTGGACGAGGAGTCCCGGCTTCTCGTGGAACGAACCTGGGAAGCCACCATGCGCGGCATCAAGGCCGTCAAACCTGGCCGCGAGATCAACGTGATCGGACGTGTCATCGAGAAGTACGCGAAGCGGTTCGACTACGGCGTCGTCCGCGACTACAGCGGACACGGAGTGGGCCGCGAGTTCCACTCCGGCCTCATCGTCCCTCACTACGATGCCGCACCTGCCCACGCCGAGGTGATGGAACCGGGAATGATCTTCACCATCGAACCGATGCTCAACCTCGGAACCGTCGATTGGGACGTCTGGGACGACGCTTGGACTGTGGTCACAAAGGACAGGAAGCGCTCCGCGCAGTTCGAGCACACTCTCGTCGTCACCGAGACCGGTGCCGAGATCCTCACCCTCCCCGATGCGGACACCGCCATCGCCGAGGGCCCGATTGCCCGAGAAGGCTGA
- the ppgK gene encoding polyphosphate--glucose phosphotransferase, with protein sequence MTDDTQGRFAIGVDVGGTGIKAALVDTATGNLAFKRVRVLTPKPSTPAAVAEAIGQLLDLLADKALELEIVDDRAALDALPIGCGFPGVVLDDQVHFAANLDQSWIGSNIVRILSEHTGRRFFIMNDADAAGLAEMVFGAGRNHRKKTVLLTTLGTGIGTALFTQGRLVPYTELGHIEMNGRDAETQAAESIKVRENLSYAEWAARLQQYYSQIELLVSPDVILIGGGISKSHAQFLPLISTRAEMKPAKLLNNAGIVGAAILAANNGKAKVKKSRS encoded by the coding sequence ATGACTGACGATACGCAAGGACGCTTCGCCATCGGAGTCGACGTCGGCGGCACGGGCATCAAGGCCGCACTCGTCGACACTGCCACGGGCAATCTCGCCTTCAAACGGGTGCGGGTGCTCACCCCGAAGCCGAGCACCCCTGCCGCTGTGGCCGAAGCCATCGGGCAGCTCCTCGACCTCCTCGCCGACAAGGCCCTCGAGCTTGAGATCGTCGACGATCGTGCAGCGCTCGACGCTCTCCCGATCGGGTGCGGGTTCCCTGGCGTCGTCCTCGACGATCAGGTGCACTTCGCGGCGAACCTCGACCAGTCGTGGATCGGTTCGAACATCGTCAGAATACTCTCCGAACACACCGGTCGTCGTTTCTTCATCATGAATGATGCCGATGCCGCGGGCCTCGCCGAGATGGTGTTCGGCGCAGGGCGCAATCATCGGAAGAAGACTGTGCTGCTGACGACGTTGGGTACCGGTATCGGCACCGCCTTGTTCACCCAAGGGCGCCTGGTCCCCTACACGGAGCTGGGCCATATCGAAATGAATGGCCGTGATGCGGAGACGCAAGCAGCCGAGTCCATCAAGGTCCGCGAGAACCTCAGCTATGCGGAATGGGCCGCGCGACTCCAGCAGTACTATTCGCAGATCGAACTCCTCGTATCCCCGGACGTCATTCTCATCGGCGGTGGAATCTCGAAATCACACGCACAGTTCCTGCCCCTGATCAGCACGCGCGCTGAGATGAAGCCGGCAAAGCTGCTCAACAACGCAGGCATTGTGGGAGCGGCCATTCTGGCAGCCAACAACGGCAAGGCGAAGGTCAAGAAGAGCCGTTCGTAG
- the ald gene encoding alanine dehydrogenase, translating to MRISVPTEVKNNEFRVAITAAGVHELVAHGHEVTVQAGAGVGSFITDDEYTEAGATIAPDAKTTWAAGDMVLKVKEPVAEEYGFLRQDLILFTYLHLAADEALTQALMNAGTTAIAYETVQPDGGGLPLLAPMSEIAGRLSTQVGAHSLLKASGGRGILLSGVPGVERANVVVIGAGVAGTNAARMALGLGASVEVIDINIPRLRQIDETFAGAIATKVSNKYEITKSLASADLVIGSVLIPGKKAPKLVTDEMVAGMKPGSVLVDIAIDQGGCFENSRPTTHDDPTFEVHNSIYYCVANMPGAVPNTATAALTNATLPFAVKIANQGWHAALSKDSALARGLNIHNGHVTNDNVAEAFGFEAVSVEHALAN from the coding sequence ATGCGCATTTCAGTGCCCACAGAGGTCAAGAACAACGAGTTCCGCGTCGCCATCACCGCTGCCGGTGTCCACGAGCTCGTTGCCCACGGACATGAAGTCACAGTTCAGGCCGGTGCCGGCGTCGGATCATTCATCACCGATGATGAGTACACCGAGGCCGGCGCCACCATCGCTCCGGACGCGAAGACGACTTGGGCTGCCGGTGACATGGTCCTCAAGGTCAAAGAGCCCGTCGCCGAAGAGTACGGATTCCTGCGCCAGGACCTGATCCTCTTCACCTATCTGCACCTGGCCGCTGATGAAGCGCTGACTCAGGCGCTCATGAACGCCGGCACCACCGCCATCGCCTATGAGACTGTTCAGCCTGACGGCGGAGGCCTGCCGCTGCTGGCTCCGATGAGTGAGATCGCCGGTCGGCTCTCAACCCAGGTCGGAGCACACAGTCTTCTCAAGGCCTCGGGCGGTCGCGGGATCCTGCTCTCGGGCGTCCCCGGTGTCGAACGGGCCAACGTCGTCGTCATCGGCGCAGGTGTCGCCGGCACCAATGCCGCTCGCATGGCATTGGGTCTCGGAGCCTCTGTGGAGGTCATCGACATCAACATTCCTCGCCTGCGCCAGATCGATGAGACCTTTGCCGGTGCCATCGCTACGAAGGTGTCGAATAAGTACGAGATCACGAAATCCCTGGCCTCCGCCGACCTGGTCATCGGCTCGGTCCTCATTCCCGGCAAGAAGGCACCGAAGCTCGTCACCGACGAGATGGTCGCCGGAATGAAGCCAGGTTCCGTGCTGGTCGATATCGCCATCGACCAGGGTGGCTGCTTCGAGAACTCACGTCCGACGACGCATGACGATCCCACGTTCGAAGTCCACAACTCGATCTACTACTGCGTGGCGAACATGCCTGGTGCGGTGCCGAACACGGCCACCGCGGCACTGACGAACGCCACCCTGCCGTTCGCAGTCAAGATCGCCAACCAGGGATGGCACGCAGCCTTGTCGAAGGATTCGGCGCTGGCTCGCGGACTCAACATTCACAACGGACACGTGACGAATGACAACGTCGCCGAGGCCTTCGGGTTCGAGGCTGTCTCCGTCGAACACGCCCTGGCGAACTGA
- the glnA gene encoding type I glutamate--ammonia ligase, producing the protein MSRQEEFVLRTVEDREVRFIRLWFTDVLGGLKSVAVVPAELEGAFSEGIGFDGSAVEGLSRVYEADMVLKPDPSTFSLLPWRGEKEPTGRMFCDIHVPGGEPAQADPRNVLKRTLAKAAEKGFSFYVHPEIEFYLFQTDNLDPVSGILEGTTPIPVDTAGYFDHVNGGTANDFRRSAVTMLEAMGLSVEFSHHEAGPGQNEIDLRYADALTMADNIMTFRSVIKEVAISQGVYASFMPKPLNDHPGSGMHTHVSLFEGENNAFFEPGAMYQLSKTGRQFIAGVLTHAAEITAVTNQHVNSYKRLWTGHEAPSYISWGHRNRSALVRVPQYNSGKSSSARIEYRALDSSANPYLSYALLLAAGLKGIEEDYELPEEAEDNVWQLSDTERRAMGIQALPTSLSHALEIMEQSDLVAETLGEEVFDFFLRNKRQEWNDYRAQVTPFELSKHFTSM; encoded by the coding sequence ATGTCGCGTCAGGAAGAATTCGTTCTTCGCACCGTCGAGGATCGTGAAGTCCGCTTCATCCGGCTCTGGTTCACCGACGTGCTCGGGGGCCTGAAGTCCGTGGCAGTCGTTCCGGCGGAGCTTGAGGGGGCCTTCTCCGAGGGGATCGGGTTCGACGGTTCCGCCGTCGAAGGACTCTCACGTGTCTATGAGGCCGATATGGTGCTCAAGCCGGACCCCTCGACCTTCTCGCTGCTGCCCTGGCGTGGAGAGAAGGAACCCACGGGGCGGATGTTCTGCGACATCCACGTGCCCGGGGGAGAGCCTGCGCAGGCCGATCCGCGCAACGTCCTCAAACGCACGTTGGCGAAGGCCGCGGAAAAGGGCTTCTCGTTCTATGTTCACCCGGAGATCGAGTTCTACCTCTTCCAGACGGACAACCTCGACCCCGTCAGCGGCATCCTCGAGGGTACGACTCCCATTCCCGTCGACACGGCGGGGTACTTCGACCATGTCAACGGCGGGACAGCCAACGACTTCCGACGCTCGGCAGTCACCATGCTCGAGGCCATGGGCCTGTCCGTGGAGTTCTCTCACCATGAGGCCGGACCCGGCCAGAACGAGATCGACCTGCGCTACGCAGACGCCCTGACCATGGCCGACAACATCATGACCTTCCGATCGGTGATCAAGGAAGTGGCGATCTCCCAGGGTGTGTATGCCTCATTCATGCCCAAACCACTCAATGATCATCCAGGCAGCGGGATGCACACGCACGTCTCGCTCTTCGAGGGTGAGAACAACGCGTTCTTCGAGCCCGGTGCTATGTATCAGCTGTCGAAGACCGGCAGACAGTTCATCGCCGGAGTCCTCACCCATGCTGCAGAGATCACCGCGGTGACGAACCAGCATGTGAACTCCTACAAGCGACTGTGGACCGGCCATGAGGCCCCGTCCTATATCTCGTGGGGACATCGGAACCGGTCGGCGCTGGTCCGGGTGCCCCAGTACAACTCGGGCAAGTCATCTTCGGCTCGGATCGAATACCGGGCGCTTGACTCCTCGGCCAATCCGTACCTGTCCTATGCTCTCCTTCTCGCCGCGGGGCTCAAGGGCATCGAAGAGGACTACGAACTGCCCGAAGAGGCAGAGGACAACGTCTGGCAGCTCTCGGACACGGAGCGCCGAGCCATGGGCATTCAGGCGCTGCCGACGAGCCTCTCGCACGCACTGGAGATCATGGAACAGTCCGATCTCGTCGCGGAGACTCTGGGCGAGGAAGTCTTCGACTTCTTCCTGCGCAACAAACGCCAGGAATGGAACGACTACCGCGCGCAGGTGACCCCGTTCGAGCTCAGCAAACACTTCACCTCGATGTAG
- a CDS encoding YaaA family protein has product MKILLPPSEGKTPATSGSPLHLPDLSAPDLNPQRKKVLAALQRVSKRKDALEQLGVGASLSADVERNVSLDSLPCAPALLTYSGVLYEAMGAPDLVADALIDETLAQRLRSVHVFSALFGQVNGLDPIPAYRLAMKTDLGSLGKLSSWWKPVLAKSFTVDSAEVILDCRSSDYRAAWPGPHEQVITLGAIKVAGDKRSVISHWAKFYRGELVGRLLSDDRAMPTTSTGLLERAQESYEVEFTPPAKSRPAALTIILRD; this is encoded by the coding sequence GTGAAGATCCTACTGCCGCCATCTGAGGGAAAGACTCCCGCAACTTCGGGCTCCCCGCTTCATCTGCCAGACCTCTCGGCACCCGATCTCAACCCCCAGCGGAAGAAGGTCCTCGCAGCCCTGCAACGGGTCTCCAAACGTAAGGACGCTCTCGAACAGCTGGGTGTGGGCGCCTCGCTGTCGGCCGATGTCGAACGCAACGTCAGCCTCGACTCGCTGCCCTGCGCTCCCGCTCTGCTCACGTACTCAGGTGTTCTCTATGAAGCGATGGGCGCACCCGACCTCGTCGCCGATGCTCTGATCGACGAAACCCTGGCACAGCGACTGCGCAGCGTGCACGTGTTCTCGGCACTCTTCGGGCAGGTCAATGGTCTCGACCCGATCCCTGCCTATCGGCTGGCGATGAAGACGGACCTGGGCAGCCTGGGCAAACTGTCGTCCTGGTGGAAACCGGTACTGGCCAAGTCTTTCACAGTCGACTCCGCCGAGGTGATCCTCGACTGCCGTTCCAGTGACTACCGGGCCGCGTGGCCGGGACCACACGAGCAGGTCATCACTCTCGGAGCCATCAAGGTCGCCGGCGATAAGCGCAGCGTCATCTCCCATTGGGCGAAGTTCTATCGCGGTGAACTCGTCGGTCGACTGCTCTCAGATGATCGTGCGATGCCCACGACCAGTACGGGACTTCTCGAGCGTGCGCAGGAGTCCTACGAGGTGGAGTTCACCCCGCCGGCCAAGAGCAGGCCTGCGGCGCTGACCATCATCCTGCGTGACTGA
- a CDS encoding bifunctional [glutamine synthetase] adenylyltransferase/[glutamine synthetase]-adenylyl-L-tyrosine phosphorylase, giving the protein MARITSRTSVVSSSAARFLDEIDELLGEPLATDSRFIDLLEAAPDPHAAALGLLRVLESAGESAPQFLSAIRSGAGGDLAEDELDRALLRRVLAVMGTSEAMVDHLVRHPESLPQLVEQSPFLMISTPAASASALRSDLLKAVGADPDAPAPTADHLGDEAIKDLRRTYRDAQLRLVADDLVAEAPEEIVDHVMAVLSDLAAAAMDAALAIARAELDPEGTVRIAVIALGKTGARELNYVSDVDVVFVLDSSTNDEQRELATELAQRMRSILSDAGAEPALWEVDTALRPEGKAGALVRTMSEFTRYYADIAKNWEFQALLKARPVAGDVGVGEEFVETLLPLVWEAASRQGFIDGIRSMRRRVVDLIPAAEAPRQIKLGRGGLRDVEFSAQLLQLVHGRTDEEIRTPNTLVALEELGEHGYIGKEDAYVFSSAYRFMRVVEHRVQIPRMLRNALIPDDEEKLRILARSVFISGSRTGARLEETRKDYAKQVTRLHEQIFYRPILDAAVGVHGAVVDAHNRGSSMQAAADRLQAFGYRDPQGALAHIKALTSGMSRTALVIKQVLPALLDWFSDGVSPDAALLAFRRLTDSLSSSGWFLKMLRDSGLAAKSVAEVLSLSGYASELLLRQPAAVAWLDNFDNLKSRDSKALAAEVGGLLKRHGAAAITPIRETYSRELLRIALRDVLDVGDRAEIPGDLSALMDLAVRGALQAVRLDLDAPETPPYEFAIIAMGRWGGNEIGYFSDADVTFVYRSVGEELGADDKAKLSKHVNKVALGLGSRLKASDAAQGVDLDADLRPEGKNGPLVRALSSYRAYYAKWSQPWEAQALLRARPVAGDSALIDDFTELINPLRYPVEMPTKSLTQVRTLKARMEDERLPRNADKRRHLKLGRGSLSDVEWTVQLLQLQHAHRIPGLRTTSTLSALSVAAEEELIPTDDAEELAAAWQLATNVRSAVMLYRGRTAQSLPEEHFELEATARLLGYPAGGGHELEDDYLRTTRHARNIMEEHFYGF; this is encoded by the coding sequence ATGGCTCGAATCACTTCGCGCACTTCCGTCGTCTCATCGTCAGCAGCTCGCTTCCTCGATGAGATCGATGAACTCCTCGGCGAGCCTTTGGCCACCGATTCTCGTTTCATCGACCTCCTCGAGGCTGCCCCGGACCCCCATGCGGCAGCTCTGGGGCTGCTGCGGGTCTTGGAATCCGCGGGGGAGTCGGCACCTCAGTTCCTGTCCGCCATCCGTTCTGGGGCTGGTGGGGATCTGGCTGAGGACGAACTCGACCGTGCTCTGCTGCGTCGTGTCCTGGCGGTCATGGGCACCTCGGAGGCGATGGTCGACCACCTCGTGCGGCATCCTGAGTCTCTGCCGCAGCTGGTGGAGCAGTCGCCGTTCCTCATGATCTCCACCCCGGCGGCTTCGGCGTCAGCACTGCGCAGCGATCTGCTGAAGGCTGTGGGCGCCGATCCTGATGCACCGGCGCCCACGGCGGACCACCTCGGCGATGAGGCGATCAAGGATCTTCGGCGCACTTATCGCGATGCTCAGCTGCGGCTGGTCGCCGATGATCTCGTTGCCGAGGCACCCGAGGAGATCGTCGACCATGTGATGGCGGTGCTCTCTGATCTGGCGGCGGCCGCGATGGATGCCGCTCTGGCCATCGCCCGGGCAGAGCTTGATCCCGAGGGCACGGTCCGCATCGCAGTCATCGCCTTGGGCAAGACTGGGGCACGTGAGCTCAACTACGTCTCAGACGTCGATGTGGTCTTCGTCCTCGATTCCTCGACGAACGATGAGCAGCGCGAACTGGCCACTGAACTGGCTCAACGGATGCGCAGCATCCTCTCCGATGCTGGAGCGGAGCCTGCCCTGTGGGAAGTCGATACAGCGCTGCGGCCCGAAGGCAAGGCCGGGGCATTGGTGCGCACCATGTCCGAATTCACGCGCTACTACGCAGACATCGCGAAGAACTGGGAGTTCCAGGCTCTCCTCAAGGCCCGCCCTGTGGCCGGTGATGTGGGAGTGGGCGAGGAATTCGTCGAGACGCTCCTGCCGCTCGTGTGGGAGGCTGCCAGCAGGCAGGGCTTCATCGACGGCATCCGTTCGATGCGGCGTCGAGTCGTGGATCTCATCCCCGCCGCTGAGGCCCCCAGACAGATCAAATTGGGACGTGGGGGACTGCGTGACGTGGAGTTCTCCGCGCAGCTGCTCCAGCTCGTCCACGGTCGCACGGACGAGGAGATCCGGACACCGAACACCCTGGTGGCGTTGGAGGAGCTGGGAGAGCACGGGTACATCGGGAAAGAGGACGCCTACGTCTTCTCCTCCGCCTACCGTTTCATGCGCGTAGTCGAGCACCGTGTCCAGATTCCGCGGATGCTGCGCAACGCCCTCATCCCCGATGATGAGGAGAAGCTGCGCATCCTCGCGCGCTCTGTCTTCATCTCGGGTTCGCGCACCGGCGCTCGGTTGGAGGAGACGCGCAAGGACTACGCGAAGCAGGTCACCCGTCTCCACGAGCAGATCTTCTACCGCCCCATCCTCGATGCTGCGGTCGGAGTCCACGGTGCCGTGGTCGATGCGCACAATCGCGGCAGCAGCATGCAGGCCGCCGCTGATCGGCTCCAGGCGTTCGGTTACCGCGACCCGCAGGGAGCTTTGGCCCATATCAAGGCGCTGACCTCCGGTATGTCACGCACCGCGCTCGTCATCAAACAGGTCCTGCCGGCGCTGCTGGACTGGTTCTCAGACGGAGTCAGTCCCGATGCCGCGCTGTTGGCGTTTCGTCGGCTCACCGACTCGCTGTCGTCTTCCGGTTGGTTCCTCAAGATGCTCCGTGATTCCGGACTGGCGGCGAAATCCGTGGCGGAAGTCCTCTCGCTGTCCGGCTATGCCAGTGAGCTGCTGCTGCGCCAGCCTGCCGCTGTTGCCTGGTTGGACAACTTCGACAACCTCAAGTCCCGCGATTCGAAGGCACTTGCCGCTGAAGTCGGAGGACTGCTCAAGCGGCATGGGGCAGCAGCGATCACGCCGATACGCGAAACCTACAGCCGTGAGCTTCTGCGCATTGCTCTGCGGGATGTCCTCGATGTCGGTGACCGAGCCGAGATACCGGGCGATCTCTCTGCCCTGATGGATCTGGCAGTCCGTGGTGCCTTGCAGGCTGTGCGGCTCGACCTCGATGCGCCCGAGACACCGCCCTACGAGTTCGCGATCATCGCCATGGGCCGCTGGGGCGGAAATGAGATCGGGTACTTCTCCGATGCCGACGTGACGTTCGTCTACCGCTCCGTCGGTGAGGAGCTGGGTGCCGACGATAAGGCCAAGTTGAGCAAACACGTCAACAAGGTTGCCCTCGGATTGGGGAGCCGTCTCAAGGCCAGCGATGCCGCTCAGGGAGTGGATCTCGACGCAGACCTTCGGCCGGAAGGCAAGAACGGGCCTCTGGTTCGTGCCCTCTCGTCTTATCGGGCCTACTACGCGAAGTGGTCCCAACCATGGGAAGCGCAGGCGCTGCTGAGGGCGCGCCCGGTCGCCGGTGACTCCGCCCTCATCGACGACTTCACGGAGCTGATCAATCCGCTGCGGTACCCCGTGGAGATGCCGACGAAGTCACTGACTCAGGTCCGCACCCTCAAAGCACGGATGGAGGACGAGCGTCTGCCCCGCAACGCAGACAAACGTCGCCACCTCAAACTCGGTCGCGGCAGCCTCTCCGATGTCGAGTGGACGGTCCAGCTCCTGCAGCTGCAGCACGCTCACCGGATTCCCGGCCTGCGCACGACATCCACGCTCTCAGCCCTCAGCGTCGCAGCCGAAGAAGAGCTCATCCCCACGGATGATGCCGAGGAGCTGGCCGCCGCATGGCAGCTGGCCACCAACGTCCGGTCAGCGGTGATGCTGTATCGAGGCCGCACCGCCCAATCGCTGCCAGAGGAGCACTTCGAGCTGGAGGCCACCGCGCGGCTGCTCGGATATCCGGCGGGTGGCGGTCACGAACTCGAGGACGACTATCTGCGCACCACCCGCCATGCCAGGAACATCATGGAGGAACACTTCTACGGTTTCTGA
- a CDS encoding FadR/GntR family transcriptional regulator: MSERADLTGPEFSGLSDVVSLTSAPQQIADHILSGIAVGALPEGTLLPGERALAADLQVSRSSVRAALLRLERLGVVERRRGRGGGTFVSNAEPTALAPMADRIGEFHAERRNLLDARAVFQNSLAATAALRRTDEELTELRQLALRYSERAEAGVARTADAQFHFAIARAGHNPELVRMAIDIDTRINAGFRHDPFSHELFDHAVADHAAIVEAIATQDADAAGRLCEEHFRSTTMPPQR; this comes from the coding sequence ATGAGTGAACGGGCTGATTTGACCGGGCCCGAATTCTCCGGACTCAGCGATGTGGTGAGCCTGACGAGCGCACCACAGCAGATCGCAGACCACATCCTCTCCGGCATCGCCGTGGGCGCATTGCCAGAAGGCACGCTGCTGCCCGGGGAGCGAGCTCTGGCCGCCGACCTGCAAGTCTCACGCTCAAGTGTGCGTGCTGCGCTGCTGCGATTGGAGCGCCTCGGTGTCGTCGAGCGAAGGCGCGGACGTGGCGGCGGTACCTTCGTCTCCAACGCAGAACCGACTGCGCTGGCCCCCATGGCCGATCGCATCGGCGAGTTCCATGCCGAACGCAGAAATCTCCTCGACGCCCGTGCGGTCTTCCAGAACAGTCTGGCCGCGACCGCTGCCCTTCGGCGAACCGATGAGGAGCTCACCGAGCTTCGGCAGTTGGCGCTGAGATACTCCGAACGCGCCGAGGCAGGGGTGGCCAGAACAGCTGACGCGCAGTTCCATTTCGCCATCGCCCGGGCAGGGCACAACCCCGAGCTCGTTCGCATGGCCATCGACATCGACACCAGGATCAACGCCGGATTCCGTCACGATCCCTTCTCCCATGAGCTCTTCGATCATGCTGTTGCCGATCACGCTGCCATCGTCGAGGCGATCGCCACCCAGGACGCGGATGCGGCTGGCCGTCTGTGTGAGGAGCACTTCCGGTCGACGACGATGCCACCACAGCGCTGA